A stretch of the Vigna radiata var. radiata cultivar VC1973A chromosome 7, Vradiata_ver6, whole genome shotgun sequence genome encodes the following:
- the LOC106767218 gene encoding protein IRX15-LIKE, producing the protein MLFQYFFKFKPSSPILSQTTETLTPDTKKRVMKNTNTNTKFILLHPYIQKQGSSNRLWLLAFISVLTLAFLVTLIYTRESTFITTATSSVIASSNAPVSGLGTAPLPPTVINTLLHYASKSNDTNRMPHSDLKPISDVLRKCSSPCNLLIFGLTSETLLWKALNHYGRTVFIDENRYYAAYYEELHPEIDAYDVQYTTKRSEMKELIASAKERVANECKPVQNLLFSDCKLGLNDLPNHVYEVDWDIILVDGPRGDWPDAPGRMSAIFTAGVLARSKKGGNPKTHVFVHDFSGEVEKVCGSEFLCSENLLEGSENLGHYVVERMDESSVQYCKSHSSSGSGNNASST; encoded by the coding sequence ATGTTATTCCAATACTTCTTTAAATTCAAGCCTTCTTCCCCAATTCTCTCCCAGACCACAGAAACTCTCACACCAGACACAAAAAAGAGAGTCATGAAGAACACAAACACCAACACCAAATTCATCCTTCTCCACCCTTATATCCAAAAACAAGGAAGCTCCAATCGCCTATGGCTCCTAGCCTTTATATCAGTCCTCACCCTCGCTTTCCTCGTCACCCTTATTTACACCAGAGAATCCACCTTCATCACCACCGCAACTTCTTCGGTCATTGCTTCTTCCAATGCCCCAGTTTCTGGTCTCGGAACTGCTCCTTTGCCACCCACCGTCATCAACACTCTTCTCCACTACGCCTCAAAATCCAACGACACCAACCGCATGCCACATTCTGACCTCAAACCCATCTCCGACGTGCTCCGCAAGTGCTCGTCCCCGTGCAACTTACTCATCTTCGGTCTCACATCCGAAACCCTTCTCTGGAAAGCCCTCAACCACTACGGCAGAACCGTGTTCATCGACGAAAACCGTTATTACGCTGCATATTACGAAGAACTGCACCCAGAAATCGACGCCTACGACGTGCAATACACCACCAAGAGAAGCGAGATGAAGGAGCTCATAGCCTCTGCTAAAGAACGGGTAGCGAACGAGTGCAAGCCAGTGCAGAATCTTCTGTTTTCAGACTGCAAACTGGGACTCAACGACCTTCCCAACCACGTGTACGAGGTTGACTGGGATATCATATTGGTGGACGGGCCACGTGGGGACTGGCCCGACGCCCCTGGAAGGATGTCGGCGATCTTCACCGCCGGTGTTCTGGCGAGGAGCAAAAAGGGTGGGAACCCTAAGACTCATGTGTTTGTGCATGACTTCTCCGGGGAAGTGGAAAAGGTTTGTGGGAGTGAGTTTCTATGCAGTGAGAATTTGTTGGAGGGAAGTGAGAATTTGGGGCATTATGTGGTTGAAAGAATGGATGAGAGCAGTGTTCAGTATTGTAAGAGTCACTCTTCTTCTGGGTCAGGGAATAATGCTTCATCAACGTAA